The Tepidanaerobacter syntrophicus genome includes the window TTTTTCCAGTTCAGAAATTCTTTTTATAGCTTCGTCGAATTCTGTTCTTGTTACAATGTCTAAAGATGCCACAGCACTATCCACTTGCTCCTTGATTTTTTGCTTCAGTTTTTCGTTTTCTTCCTTGGCTTTTTTCATCAACGTGCCTAGTACGTCTTTTCCCTCTTCTTGAGTCATCTCACCCTTTTTCACCAGTTCAGAAATTACTTCTTCCGCTTTTTCCCTTGTAATCGTTGCAAGGCCTATGCTTGCGTAAATCATCTCTTTCAGCATTTTCCTTTCACCTCACTTATTTATGCTTTTACTGTTTTGGTCCTATCTCTAAAAATCTCCCAAAGCGGAGTTGCTATAAAAATCGAAGAATATGTTCCGCTTGCAATTCCAACAATAAGCGCTAG containing:
- a CDS encoding phasin family protein: MLKEMIYASIGLATITREKAEEVISELVKKGEMTQEEGKDVLGTLMKKAKEENEKLKQKIKEQVDSAVASLDIVTRTEFDEAIKRISELEKELAQIKEEMESQKKNK